The stretch of DNA GCTGGTGTCGCTGCTCTGGACCGTCCTGGCCGACGGCCTGGCCCGCTTCGACGCCCAGTACTTCAACTCCTCGATGCGCGGCGTCATCTCCGAGGGCGGCGGCGCACTGCACGCCCTCATCGGCACGCTCGAGATCACGCTGTTCGCCGCGCTCATCTCGGTGCCGATCGGCCTGCTCACCTCGATCTACCTGGTCGAGTACGGCAAGGGCGCCCTGGCGAAGGGCATCACGTTCTTCGTGGACGTGATGACGGGCATCCCGTCGATCGTCGCCGGTCTCTTCGCCTACTCGCTGTTCGCGCTGTTCCTCGGCCCGGGCGCCCGCTTCGGTCTCGTCGGCTCGATCGCGCTGAGCGTGCTGATGATCCCCGTGGTCGTCCGCTCCACCGAGGAGGTCCTGAAGATCGTCCCGATGGAGCTCCGCGAGGCCTCGTACGCCCTGGGCGTGCCGAAGTACCTGACGATCCTCAAGGTGGTGCTGCCGACGAGCCTCGCCGGCATCACGACGGGCGTCATGCTGTCGATCGCCCGCGTCATCGGTGAGACCGCGCCGCTGCTCGTCACGGCCGGCTTCACCGCGAGCATGAACTACGACCTGTTCAAGAACCCGATGATGACGCTGCCGGTGTTCGCGTACACGCAGTACTCGCAGCAGGGCGCCAATCCGGTGCCGTTCGTCGACCGGGCCTGGACCGCAGCGCTCGTGCTCATCCTCATCGTGATGCTGCTCAACCTGCTCGCGCGCTTCATCACCCGACTCTTCGCCCCCAAGCTCCCCCGCTAGCGCCGAGCGCCAGCGAAGCGGCAACTCCACCCACCCCGAAGGAAACCACGTGTCCAAGCGCATCGAGGTCGACGGCCTCAACGTCTACTACTCGAAGTTCAAGGCCGTCGAGGGCGTCGACATGACGATCGAGCCCCGCACCGTCACCGCCTTCATCGGCCCGTCGGGCTGCGGCAAGTCCACCTTCCTCCGCACCCTCAACCGCATGCACGAGGTCATCCCCGGCGCGTACGTCGAGGGCTCCGTCAAGATCGACGGCGACGACCTGTACGGCCAGGGCGTCGACCCGGTGCTCGTCCGTCGCCAGGTCGGCATGGTCTTCCAGCGCCCGAACCCGTTCCCGACGATGTCGATCCGCGACAACGTCCTCGCCGGCGTGAAGCTCAACAACAAGCGCGTCTCGAAGTCGGAGAGCGACGACATCGTCGAGCGCTCGCTGCAGGGCGCGAACCTGTGGAACGAGGTCAAGGACCGCCTCGAGAAGCCCGGCATGGGTCTCTCCGGTGGGCAGCAGCAGCGTCTGTGCATCGCCCGCGCGATCGCTGTGCAGCCGGACGTCCTGCTCATGGACGAGCCGTGCTCGGCCCTCGACCCGATCTCGACGCTCGCGATCGAGGACCTCATCGAGGAGCTCAAGAAGGACTTCACGATCGTCATCGTCACGCACAACATGCAGCAGGCGTCGCGCGTCAGCGACAAGACCGCGTTCTTCAACATCGCGGGCACCGGTGCGCCGGGCAAGCTCATCGAGTTCGACGACACCGCGACGATCTTCTCGAACCCGTCCGTGCAGGCGACCGAGGACTACGTCTCGGGTCGCTTCGGGTGATCGGTGTCCGGTCCGTCTCCTGACGGTCGGCCTGGAGGCCCGGTGCACGTCCGCCACGGACGGCACCGGGCCTCTCGTCGTCGGGGGCGCGGGGCGCCGCGCGCGCGACGGATCCGCTGTCGCACGACGACGCCAGACGCAGGACGGCGGGCAGCGGATGATCCGCTGCCCGCCGTCCGGGCGGTTACTACGCCTGGGTCGTGGGGACGGCCATGAGCGGCGTCGAGGTCGGCTGGTCGGAGCCGCCCTCGGGCTCGACGGTCATGCCGATCGCGTCACCGGGGGTCAGGTCGCCCTCGAGCACCGCCGTGTGCACACCGTTCCGAGCCCCGTCGACGAGGCCGGCCGGCACCACCTTCGTGCCCTCGGAACCGATGTACCAGAGCTCGTAGGTCTTGCCCGCCGGAGCCTGTTCGACGCCGTCGAGGATGACCGCGGACTTGCCGACGTCGTGCGACCAGACCACCGTCGCCGAGCCGCCACCGGGGACCTTCGCGGTCGTGCGCTGGAAGTCGGACGCGGCGTAGATCGAGTCGAGGGTGCCCGAGGCCTGGGTGGTCCCGGGGCCGTTCCCCTCGGTCTGACCGAAGTTCGTGCCGACGCCGAGTCCGACACCGAGGAACACCACGGCAACGGCGGCTGCAGCGGACAGGGCGGCCGCCGGACGCTGGAACCAGCGGCGGCGGGCCTTCGACGATGCCGGTCCCTCGACGTCGGCAGCGGCGGGAGCCGCACCGAACGCGAGGACGTTCGCGGAGTCGGCGACCTGCGCGGGAGCGGGAGCCGCACCGACGCCGGGGGCGGACGACGGGGTGGAGGCGAGCGGGGCCTCCAGGCCGGCGACCGGAGCAGCGGCGTCTGTGGGAGCCGCCTGCGGGGTCCGGGCGATCTGCGCCATCAGCGAGGCCTTGAGCGACGCGGGCGGCTCGATCGGCTCGACGGCGTACGCGAGCTGCAGGGCGGTCTCGCGGAGCGAGTCCGTCTCCGACTGCAGCTCCGGCGAGGTCGTCAGGGCGTGCTCGAGGAGCGCGCGCTCGTCGTCCGACAGGGCGTCCAGGGCGTGCGACCCGGTGAGCAGGGCAGGGTCGTCGTGCCGTTCGGTCATGACGTCACCCCCATCTCGTCTCGGAGTCGGATCATCCCGTCACGGAGACGGGTCTTGACGGTGCCGATCGGGACACCGAGCCGTTCGGCCATCTCGCTGTGCGAGTAGCCGCCGTAGTACGCGAGCTGCACCGCCTGCCGCTGGAACTCGGTGAGCTTGCCGAGCGCCCGGCTGACCCGTTCGTGCTCGATCCGGATCTCGACCGACTCGGAGACCTGGTCGAAACCGGACTCCAGGTCGCGGATGCCGATCTTGGTGTCCCGGTCGTGCGACGCCTGCGATGCGCGGACCCGGTCGACTGCGCGGCGGTGGGCCATGGTGAGCACCCAGCTGGCGGCGGTGCCGCGTGCACGGTCGAAGCGGGTGGCCTGCTGCCAGACCTCGAGGAAGACCTCCTGCGCGACCTCCTCGGACTGGGCGCGGTCCTTCAGGAGGCGCGTCACCAGACCGAGCACGCGGCCGGACAGGGCGTCGTAGAGGTCGGAGAAGGCTGCCTGGTCGCCGTCGGCGACACGGGCGAGCAGATCGTCGGGCGACACGGGGGTGGGCTCGGTGGAGCTCCAGGCCTCGGTGTCGTGTTCCACGAGCGCAAGCATTGCAGGTTTCCCCCCTCTCGGTGGCATTGCGTCCGACATGTGCAATCACTTCGCAGGTCGGGTACGGGTCGTTCGGATCCTCGCGGCGGTGGAGTCGGGGCGAGGGCCGCACGGCCCGCAGGGAATTGACCGGCGGGTACCGGACCGGGTCGAGCGGGCCCTCGCTGTGACGTCCGCGAGGAGCGTCACACCCTCTGTTCGGCACCGTCGGCGG from Curtobacterium sp. SGAir0471 encodes:
- a CDS encoding sigma-70 family RNA polymerase sigma factor, translating into MLALVEHDTEAWSSTEPTPVSPDDLLARVADGDQAAFSDLYDALSGRVLGLVTRLLKDRAQSEEVAQEVFLEVWQQATRFDRARGTAASWVLTMAHRRAVDRVRASQASHDRDTKIGIRDLESGFDQVSESVEIRIEHERVSRALGKLTEFQRQAVQLAYYGGYSHSEMAERLGVPIGTVKTRLRDGMIRLRDEMGVTS
- the pstB gene encoding phosphate ABC transporter ATP-binding protein PstB; its protein translation is MSKRIEVDGLNVYYSKFKAVEGVDMTIEPRTVTAFIGPSGCGKSTFLRTLNRMHEVIPGAYVEGSVKIDGDDLYGQGVDPVLVRRQVGMVFQRPNPFPTMSIRDNVLAGVKLNNKRVSKSESDDIVERSLQGANLWNEVKDRLEKPGMGLSGGQQQRLCIARAIAVQPDVLLMDEPCSALDPISTLAIEDLIEELKKDFTIVIVTHNMQQASRVSDKTAFFNIAGTGAPGKLIEFDDTATIFSNPSVQATEDYVSGRFG
- the pstA gene encoding phosphate ABC transporter permease PstA, producing MSLALRQTGTAGNVYANGKLHKSVPWLLLIGSWVALIAVFALLNAGGAVKDFNVVAALFLGTVLFDVLIVVVSRIVEGGRKAVDRLITSLVVTAFVIAVLPLVSLLWTVLADGLARFDAQYFNSSMRGVISEGGGALHALIGTLEITLFAALISVPIGLLTSIYLVEYGKGALAKGITFFVDVMTGIPSIVAGLFAYSLFALFLGPGARFGLVGSIALSVLMIPVVVRSTEEVLKIVPMELREASYALGVPKYLTILKVVLPTSLAGITTGVMLSIARVIGETAPLLVTAGFTASMNYDLFKNPMMTLPVFAYTQYSQQGANPVPFVDRAWTAALVLILIVMLLNLLARFITRLFAPKLPR
- a CDS encoding anti-sigma factor; this encodes MTERHDDPALLTGSHALDALSDDERALLEHALTTSPELQSETDSLRETALQLAYAVEPIEPPASLKASLMAQIARTPQAAPTDAAAPVAGLEAPLASTPSSAPGVGAAPAPAQVADSANVLAFGAAPAAADVEGPASSKARRRWFQRPAAALSAAAAVAVVFLGVGLGVGTNFGQTEGNGPGTTQASGTLDSIYAASDFQRTTAKVPGGGSATVVWSHDVGKSAVILDGVEQAPAGKTYELWYIGSEGTKVVPAGLVDGARNGVHTAVLEGDLTPGDAIGMTVEPEGGSDQPTSTPLMAVPTTQA